Proteins co-encoded in one Mycobacterium mantenii genomic window:
- a CDS encoding extracellular solute-binding protein, with product MVSRRGRVRRLSAIALATVIISSAVSACGSGAHGLVISFYTTAADGATFTAVAQDCNKQFEGRFAIQQISLPRAPGEQRLQLARRLTGHDRTLDVMSLDVVWTAEFAEAGWALPLSDDPEGRAEADATVDTLPGPLSTARWQGRLFGAPVTTNTELLWYRTDLVTQPPRTWDAMVSEATRLHAAGQPSWIGVQANEGEGLVVWFNTLLVSGGGQVLSDDGRRVTLTDTPAHRAATINALRILKSVAVAPGADPSISRTDESTARLAVEQGRAALAVNWPYALASMLENAVKGGVPFLPLNRDPRLAGSINDAGIFVPSDEQFRVAYQASQKVFGFAPYPGVAPGRPAKVTIGGANLAVASTTRHRAEAFEAIRCLRNLQHQKYVAIEGGLPPVRTSLYSDSQFQAKYPMYTIIRRQLTDAAVRPATPVYQGVAIRLAATLSPINQIDPERTADELSTQVQKAIDGKGLLP from the coding sequence GTGGTGAGTCGTCGCGGGCGCGTGCGCCGGCTGAGCGCAATCGCGCTGGCGACGGTGATCATCTCCTCGGCGGTATCGGCGTGCGGTTCCGGTGCGCACGGCCTGGTCATCAGCTTCTACACGACGGCCGCCGACGGTGCGACGTTCACCGCGGTCGCCCAGGACTGCAACAAACAATTTGAGGGCCGCTTCGCCATCCAGCAGATCAGTCTGCCCCGTGCTCCCGGCGAGCAGCGTTTGCAGTTGGCCCGCCGACTGACCGGTCACGACCGCACGCTGGACGTGATGTCGCTGGACGTGGTGTGGACGGCCGAGTTCGCCGAAGCGGGTTGGGCACTACCGCTTTCCGATGATCCCGAAGGCCGCGCCGAGGCCGACGCAACAGTGGATACGTTGCCCGGCCCACTGTCGACGGCGCGCTGGCAAGGCCGGCTGTTCGGCGCGCCCGTCACCACGAATACCGAATTGCTATGGTATCGAACCGATTTGGTGACCCAGCCGCCGAGGACCTGGGACGCGATGGTGTCCGAGGCGACCAGATTGCACGCCGCGGGGCAGCCCAGCTGGATCGGCGTGCAGGCCAATGAGGGTGAAGGCCTGGTGGTTTGGTTCAACACCCTGCTGGTGAGTGGGGGCGGTCAGGTCCTCTCCGACGACGGCCGCCGCGTCACGCTCACCGATACGCCGGCCCACCGGGCGGCCACCATCAATGCGCTGCGAATCCTCAAATCGGTTGCCGTCGCGCCCGGGGCCGATCCGTCGATCAGCCGAACCGACGAGAGCACCGCGCGGTTGGCGGTCGAGCAAGGCCGGGCCGCGCTCGCGGTCAACTGGCCATACGCGCTGGCGTCCATGCTGGAGAACGCGGTGAAGGGCGGGGTGCCCTTCCTGCCGCTCAACCGGGATCCGAGGCTGGCCGGAAGCATCAACGACGCCGGGATTTTCGTGCCCAGCGACGAGCAATTTCGTGTCGCGTATCAAGCCAGCCAGAAGGTTTTCGGCTTCGCGCCGTATCCCGGTGTGGCGCCTGGCCGTCCGGCCAAGGTGACGATCGGCGGGGCGAACCTGGCGGTGGCCAGCACCACCCGCCACCGTGCCGAAGCCTTCGAAGCCATCCGCTGCCTGCGCAACTTGCAGCATCAGAAGTACGTTGCGATCGAAGGCGGCCTGCCCCCGGTGCGCACCTCGCTGTACTCCGATTCGCAGTTCCAGGCCAAATATCCGATGTACACCATCATTCGCCGGCAGCTCACCGACGCCGCGGTGCGCCCGGCGACGCCGGTCTACCAGGGTGTGGCCATCCGGCTCGCCGCGACGCTAAGCCCGATCAACCAGATCGACCCCGAGCGGACCGCCGACGAGCTCAGCACCCAGGTGCAGAAGGCGATCGACGGGAAGGGATTGTTGCCGTGA
- a CDS encoding general stress protein has protein sequence MTNPFQPGQVPGSTPPGAAGRRGAPGLPTPPKGWPVGSYPTYAEAQRAVDYLSDQQFPVQQVTIVGVDLMQVERVTGRLTWPKVLGGGVLSGAWLGLFIGLVLGFFSPNPWGALATGLVAGVFFGLITSAVPYSMARGTRDFSSTMQLVAGRYDVLCDPQNAEKARDLLARLAI, from the coding sequence ATGACTAATCCTTTCCAGCCTGGGCAGGTTCCCGGCTCGACGCCTCCGGGTGCAGCCGGGCGGCGCGGGGCGCCCGGACTACCGACACCTCCGAAGGGCTGGCCGGTCGGGTCGTACCCCACCTACGCCGAGGCGCAGCGCGCCGTCGACTACCTGTCCGACCAGCAGTTCCCGGTACAACAGGTGACCATCGTCGGCGTCGACCTGATGCAGGTGGAGCGGGTCACCGGCAGGCTGACGTGGCCGAAGGTGCTTGGTGGCGGCGTGCTGAGCGGGGCGTGGCTGGGGTTGTTCATCGGGCTGGTGCTGGGCTTCTTCAGTCCCAATCCGTGGGGGGCGCTGGCCACGGGTCTGGTCGCCGGTGTCTTCTTCGGGCTGATCACTTCCGCCGTTCCTTATTCGATGGCCCGTGGCACAAGGGATTTCAGCTCGACGATGCAGCTGGTTGCCGGGCGCTACGACGTGCTCTGCGATCCGCAGAACGCAGAAAAGGCGCGGGACCTGTTGGCGCGCTTGGCGATCTGA
- a CDS encoding DUF4190 domain-containing protein, with protein sequence MTTPGGGFGEGAHDDDDADSPPAASGAPGRPDPNAPWEPPAAPPTGEAAPPTYPPPGYPYPPPAVPPPGYEQPPGYGGPAYPPPPPYGGPPTYGPPTYPGGYYPAPDYQSGYGPAGQPQAGTNALAIASLIASFTGLLCFIGSILAMVLGAIALDQIKRTRQDGFGLAVAGIVIGIALLVVDVVVVLFALHTH encoded by the coding sequence ATGACAACTCCCGGGGGCGGCTTCGGCGAGGGCGCCCACGACGACGACGACGCCGACTCGCCCCCCGCCGCCAGCGGGGCCCCCGGACGGCCGGATCCGAACGCCCCCTGGGAACCGCCCGCTGCGCCGCCGACGGGCGAAGCAGCGCCGCCGACGTACCCCCCGCCGGGCTATCCCTACCCACCGCCCGCTGTGCCGCCACCCGGGTACGAGCAACCGCCCGGGTATGGCGGACCCGCCTACCCCCCGCCCCCGCCGTACGGCGGCCCACCCACCTACGGGCCCCCCACCTATCCGGGCGGCTACTACCCGGCGCCGGATTACCAGAGCGGCTACGGACCTGCGGGACAGCCACAGGCCGGAACGAACGCGCTGGCGATTGCGTCCCTCATCGCGTCCTTCACCGGCCTGCTGTGCTTCATCGGCTCGATCCTGGCCATGGTGCTGGGTGCGATCGCCCTGGATCAGATCAAGCGGACTCGTCAGGACGGCTTCGGTCTGGCGGTCGCCGGCATCGTGATCGGAATCGCCCTCCTGGTGGTGGATGTGGTGGTCGTGCTCTTCGCGTTGCACACGCATTAG
- a CDS encoding magnesium transporter MgtE N-terminal domain-containing protein, with amino-acid sequence MGSVNRVYIARLSRMLVLGPFGESVGRVRDVVISMSIVRQQPRVLGLVVDLATRRSIFIPILRVASIEPNAVTLSSGTVSLRHFAQRPGEVLAIGQVLDTVVKVNDPELPELAGLDVVVTDLGIEQTRTRDWMVSRVAVRSQRRLGRRGPANVVDWRNVQGLTPSALALPGQGVAQLLDQFEGRKPVDVADAIRGLPPKRRYEVLKALNDDRLADILQELPELDQADVLSQLGTERSADVLEEMDPDDAADLLGVLNPTDAEMLLTRMDPGDSASVRRLLTHSPDTAGGLMTSDPVVLTPDTAVAEALARVRDPDLSAALSSMVFVVRPPTATPTGRYLGCVALQRLLREPPGELVGGIVDSDLLTLTPETPLVSVTRYLAAYNLVCGPVVDDEKHLLGAVTVDDLLDHLLPHDWRVDMQDLDTAGPLGGLAGSV; translated from the coding sequence ATGGGATCGGTCAACAGGGTGTACATCGCACGGCTGTCGCGGATGTTGGTGTTGGGACCGTTCGGCGAATCCGTCGGGCGGGTGCGCGATGTCGTGATCAGCATGAGCATCGTGCGCCAGCAACCGCGCGTGCTGGGGCTGGTCGTCGACCTGGCGACGCGACGCAGCATCTTCATCCCGATCCTGCGGGTCGCCTCCATCGAACCCAACGCCGTGACGCTGAGCAGCGGGACCGTGTCCCTGCGCCATTTCGCGCAGCGGCCCGGCGAGGTGCTGGCGATCGGCCAGGTGCTGGACACCGTCGTCAAGGTCAACGACCCCGAGTTGCCGGAGCTGGCCGGCCTGGACGTGGTGGTCACCGACCTGGGCATCGAGCAGACCCGAACGCGTGACTGGATGGTGAGCCGGGTCGCGGTGCGCAGCCAGCGCCGGCTGGGACGGCGGGGCCCGGCAAACGTCGTGGACTGGCGCAATGTGCAGGGCTTGACCCCGTCGGCCCTGGCCCTGCCGGGCCAAGGCGTGGCACAACTGCTGGACCAGTTCGAGGGCCGCAAACCGGTCGACGTGGCCGACGCCATCCGCGGACTGCCGCCCAAGCGCCGCTACGAGGTGCTCAAAGCGCTCAACGACGACCGGCTGGCGGACATCCTGCAGGAGCTGCCCGAGTTGGATCAGGCCGACGTGCTGTCGCAGCTGGGCACCGAGCGATCCGCCGACGTGCTCGAGGAGATGGATCCCGACGATGCGGCCGACCTGCTCGGCGTGCTGAATCCGACCGACGCCGAGATGCTGCTGACCCGCATGGATCCGGGGGATTCCGCCTCGGTGCGCCGGCTGCTCACCCACTCGCCCGACACCGCGGGCGGCTTGATGACCTCGGACCCGGTGGTGCTGACCCCGGACACGGCGGTCGCCGAGGCGCTGGCCCGCGTCCGCGATCCCGACCTCAGCGCCGCACTGTCGTCCATGGTGTTCGTGGTGCGTCCGCCCACGGCCACCCCCACAGGCCGCTACCTGGGATGTGTGGCACTGCAGCGGCTGCTGCGGGAGCCCCCCGGCGAACTGGTGGGCGGGATCGTCGACAGCGACCTGCTCACCTTGACGCCGGAGACACCGCTGGTCTCGGTGACCCGCTACCTGGCCGCGTACAACCTGGTGTGCGGACCCGTGGTCGACGACGAGAAACACCTGCTGGGCGCGGTCACGGTCGACGACCTGCTCGACCACCTGCTGCCGCACGACTGGCGGGTGGACATGCAGGACCTCGACACCGCCGGCCCGCTCGGCGGTTTGGCAGGAAGCGTGTGA
- a CDS encoding DUF1003 domain-containing protein, with amino-acid sequence MSRSTAPRGLYTPRTSRRYSPKLDPETVGQFTESIARFFGTGRYLLLQTIVVFVWIALNLFAVGLRWDPYPFILLNLAFSTQAAYAAPLILLAQNRQENRDRVALEDDRRRAAQTKADTEYLARELAAVRLAVGEVATREYLRHELDDLRGLLADMRPETADADQIQGGEGLEKAAKKSR; translated from the coding sequence GTGAGCAGGTCCACGGCCCCGCGGGGGCTCTACACGCCGCGGACCTCGCGCCGGTACTCGCCGAAGCTGGATCCCGAGACCGTCGGGCAGTTCACCGAGTCGATCGCGCGTTTCTTCGGCACCGGCCGGTACCTGCTGCTGCAGACGATCGTCGTTTTCGTGTGGATCGCGCTGAACCTGTTCGCCGTGGGACTGCGCTGGGATCCCTATCCGTTCATCCTGCTGAACCTGGCCTTCTCCACGCAGGCCGCCTACGCGGCGCCGCTGATTCTGCTGGCGCAGAACCGTCAGGAGAACCGGGACCGCGTCGCACTCGAAGACGACCGCCGGAGGGCCGCGCAGACCAAGGCCGACACCGAGTATCTGGCCCGCGAACTGGCCGCCGTGCGGCTGGCCGTCGGCGAGGTGGCGACGCGTGAATACCTGCGCCACGAGCTCGATGACCTACGCGGACTGCTGGCGGACATGCGGCCGGAAACCGCGGATGCCGACCAGATTCAGGGTGGCGAAGGGCTGGAAAAAGCGGCTAAGAAATCCAGGTGA